A genomic segment from Pistricoccus aurantiacus encodes:
- a CDS encoding ComEA family DNA-binding protein, with protein MKALLRSCSIALLLSLSPFVMAQEVAPININTASAELLAELPGIGEIKASAIVENRQANGAFSSVDDLARVKGIGENTVDKLRDQIEL; from the coding sequence ATGAAAGCACTACTGCGCTCCTGTTCTATCGCCCTTCTATTGAGTCTATCTCCGTTCGTGATGGCTCAGGAAGTTGCGCCTATCAATATCAACACTGCCAGTGCCGAACTGCTTGCCGAGCTACCGGGCATCGGCGAAATCAAGGCTTCAGCCATCGTTGAAAATCGCCAGGCCAACGGTGCTTTCAGCAGCGTGGATGACTTGGCCCGAGTCAAGGGGATTGGAGAAAACACCGTCGACAAACTGCGAGATCAAATCGAGCTTTGA